The following are encoded in a window of Clostridium thermarum genomic DNA:
- a CDS encoding nucleoside triphosphate pyrophosphohydrolase: MKIYNKLVRDKIPQVIKASGKKCEIRIADKEEHYKLLEAKLQEEVGEFLKDKNLEELADVMEVLFGLAESLGYSEEELMKKREEKREERGGFKDGVVLERVCD, from the coding sequence ATGAAGATATATAACAAACTAGTTAGAGATAAGATACCACAGGTGATAAAAGCCAGTGGCAAGAAATGTGAGATCCGCATAGCTGATAAAGAAGAACACTATAAGTTACTGGAAGCCAAGCTTCAGGAGGAAGTTGGAGAGTTCTTAAAGGATAAAAACCTGGAAGAGCTGGCGGATGTAATGGAAGTACTTTTTGGGTTGGCTGAGAGTTTGGGGTATAGTGAAGAGGAGCTTATGAAGAAGAGGGAAGAGAAGAGAGAAGAGAGAGGGGGATTTAAGGATGGGGTAGTGTTGGAGAGGGTGTGTGATTAA